Below is a window of Acidobacteriota bacterium DNA.
GCGGGCGACACGACCTTGCTATTCGCCAACGCGGGTATGAACCAGTTCAAGGATGTCTTTGCCGGTCGCGAGAAACGTGAATACTCTCGTGCGACGTCGACCCAGAAATGTGTTCGCGCAGGCGGCAAGCACAACGACCTCGAGAATGTCGGTTACACGGCTCGCCATCACACCTTCTTCGAGATGCTCGGTAACTTCTCATTCGGTGATTACTTCAAGAAGGAGGCGATCGAGTTCGCGTGGGAGCTGGTGGTAGATGTCTACGGCCTGCCGGTCGACAGGCTCTGGTTCACCGTCTTCACCGACGACGACGACGCCGCCAGGCTGTGGGAGGAGGTTGGCGCTCCGCCGGAACGGATCCTGCGCTTTGGGGAGAAGGACAACTACTGGGCGATGGGGGAGACGGGACCGTGCGGTCCGTGCTCGGAAATCCATTTCGACCGCGGTTTGGATCCTTTAGCCCCTGGTCGCGCGGAGCTGGTCAACGGTGAGGGCGACGACATCATCGAGATCTGGAATCTGGTCTTCATGCAATTCGATCGCGACATCGAAGGTGAGCTGCATCCGCTGCCGAGTCCCTGTGTCGATACAGGTGCGGGTCTCGAGCGTTTCGCGACCGTGCTGCAGGAGGTCGAGTCGAATTACGAGACCGATCTCTTCAATCCCCTCATCGGGGCCGTGGCTGAGCTCGTCGAGCGCCCATACGATCCGGCACATGAGCTGGCCCCCGCCTACCGCGTGATCGCAGACCACCTTCGCGCGGCGACCTTTCTGATGACCGACGGCGTGGTGCCCTCGAACGAGGGTCGCGGATACGTGCTGCGGCGGATTATTCGTCGCGCCCTCCGCTATGGCCGCAAGCTCGGTCTGGACGGCGCCTTCCTCCATACACTCATGCCGGTGGTGGTCGAACTGATGGGAGACATATTTCCCGAGCTGGTCACCCGACGCGAGGTGGTGGCGACCCAACTGCGGCAGGAAGAGGAACGGTTTGCGAGGACCCTGAACTCGGGCACCGATGTTGCGCAGCGCGAGCTCGAAAGGCTCAAGCGAGATGGCCAAGAGATCGTGCCTGGACGAACCATCTTCGATCTCTACCAGACGCACGGGATCCCGCCCGAACTGCTCGAGGAGTTTGCCCAGGAAGAGGGCCTCGAAATTGACCGGGAAGGATTCAAGGCGGCGCTCGAGGAGGAACGCCAGCGTGGCCAGGCGTCGTGGCGCGGCGATCTGATGTCGCACTTCCGTCCCGAGTACGAATGGGTAGCGGACAAAGGTATCCGCTCGGAGTTCGACGGCTACGAACGTCTCCGGGCTACCACCGAAGCGGTCGCGCTGATCGGCGATGACGGGCTCGAGGACACGTTAGCTCTGGGTGAGAACGGAGAGGTGATACTCGCCGAGACCCCGTTCTATCCGGAGGCCGGCGGCCAGATTGGCGATCGTGGACGGTTGCAGTGGGAGGGAGGGCACGCCGTCGTGCTCGACACCCTCAAACCGATGGAAGGGCTTATCACGCATCGTGTGGTGGTCGAGGAGGGCGAGCTCGGTGTCGGTACTAAGGTCTCCGCGGAGGTGGCGGAATCGTTACGCGCCGACACCCAGCGCAACCACACCGCGACCCATCTCCTGCATGCCGCACTGCACGAGGTCCTCGGCGAGGCCGCACAGCAGGCCGGATCGCTGGTCGAGCCGGATCGGCTCCGTTTCGATTTTTCCTGGGGCGAACCGGTCGGCACGGAAGAGCTGCGCGAGATAGAGCGGATCGTCAACGCCGCCATCGTACGCAACGATTTGGTTTCCAAGCAGTACATGGCCATGGACGACGCTCGCGAGAAGGGTGCCATGGCGCTCTTCGGCGAGAAGTACGGTGACACGGTTCGTGTCGTGACCGTGGGTAATGGCGATTTTTCGGTCGAGCTCTGCGGCGGCTGTCACGTTGATCGAACCGGTGATATCGGCAGCTTCGCAATTGTCTCCGAGCGCGGGGTCGCTGCGGGGGTTCGCCGGATCGAGGCGGTCACCGGCCGCGGGGCGGTCGAGCGGATGCAGGAGAGGGAGAAACTCGCCGAACAGCTCGCCGGGCGGTATCAGACTTCGTTCGAGCAACTGCCGGGGCTGCTTGCCAACCGCGACCAGCGGCTGGCGGAGCTCGAGGACGAGGTCAGCAGGCTCAAGCACAAGCTCGCATCGGGCGACGCCGGAGGCACCGAGATCCGGCAGGACGTCGATGGCATCGCTGTTCAGGCGCGGCGGGTGCCGGAGATGTCGTCGGCTGAGCTGCGCAACCTCGCCGACACGCTGCGCCAGAAGCTTGGCTCGGGCGTGGTCGTGCTCGGTATGGAGTCGGGTGGCAAGGCCACGCTGTTGGCGGCGGTGACCGATGACCTTACCGAGAAGGTGCGCGCCGGCGATGTGGTGCGCGAGCTGGCGTCCGTCATCGGCGGTCGCGGCGGGGGCAAGCCGAATCTCGCCCAGGCCGGTGGCCCCGATATCGCCAAGCTTGACGAGGCGCTCGAGAGGGCTCCCCAGGCGGTTCTGGGAATCGCTGCAGCCGATGAAGTCTGAGGCCTCGATTCGAGGGGGATCCTCAACGACGGAGATCTGACCGACTTCGCGCTGGTTTCATTTCAGCTTCATCTCATCTTTACATTGGCCCGACGACGCCGCGGTGCGGAAATGCTATTCTTCGCGGCGGAGCATGCGGCGCTATCAATCACATCAGCAGGGGAGGTTCATCGTGCGAACGAAATTGAGAAAACGTGCGTCCGGAATCATGATATTTGGACTCATCCTGACCGCAGTCGGCGGTCCGGGATATGCACAGCAGGCAGCAGAGGAAGAACAGCCCGCTGTTGCTGAGGAAGCAACCGAGCTGCCGGTCGTGGTCGGTGAGATCACGGTGACTTCGCGCAAGGTCGAGGAGGACATCCAGGACGTTCCCATCTCGATCACCACGCTTCAGGGGGAAGATCTCGATGTGATAACCACCGGCGGCCTCGACATTCGGGCTCTGTCGGGCCGCGTTCCCAGCCTGATCATGGAGTCGTCCTTTGGGCGAGCATTCCCACGCTTCTACATCCGAGGCCTTGGCAATCCTGACTTCGACCTCAACGCGTCGCAACCGGTGTCGATGGTTGTCGACGAAGTGGTGATGGAGAACCCGATTGTCAAGGGCATGCCGCTCTTCGACATCCAGCAGGTCGAGGTCGCACGCGGTCCGCAAGGCACGCTCTTCGGGCGAAACACGCCAGCCGGCATCGTCAAGTTCGACACCGTGAAGCCGTCGCAGGATTTTGACGCCTACGCGAAGCTGTCCTACGGCACCTACGGTACAACCGACATTCAGGCCGCCGTCGGAGGGTCGCTCGGAGGCAACTGGTCGGGCCGATTCTCTGCTCTCTACCAATCGCGCAGCGACTGGGTGGACAATGAGTACGAGCCGGGACCGGAGCGAAGCCTTGGTGGATACGACACAACCGCTTTCCGCGGACAGCTTCTGTGGGAGCCGACTGACGACTTTTCCGCGCTGATCAACCTCCACGGCTGGGACGTCGACGGTACCGCGCGTATTTTCCGAGCGAATATCATCGAAGCCGGCACCAATAATCTGGTCGATGATTTCCGACAGGACGTTGTTTACCACGATGGTAAGAACAAGCAGGAGATTTCGTCGTTCGGCGGCGTGCTCAAGCTCGAGTACGACTTTGGTGCAGCTACCCTGACCTCGGTCACCGGCTACGAGAGCATCGACGACATGTACAGCCGCGGCGACATCGACGCCGGCTACGGTGCGGTATACGCGCCGCCGTACGGACCGGGATTCATTCCGTTCGTGTCGGAGAGCGCCGATGGCATACCCTACCTGGACCAATGGACCCAGGAAATCCGAATCGCCAGCAACGGGGGTGAGACGTGGGATTGGTTGGTCGGCGCCTTCTACTTCAACGAGGAGCTGCAAGCGGACACCTTCAGCTACGATTCGCTGTCGCCGGGCAACCCGCAGGACGGGTACGCCTATCAGACTCAAGATGCCACCTCGTACGCTCTTTTCGGTTCCGTCAATTGGTACCTGACGGATGTGTGGACCTTGACCGGTGGCGTCCGGTACTCCAATGACGACAAAGATTTCCTGGCAGAGCGACCTGACGGAACATTTCAGCCGCCGACGACCGCGCCGATTACGGAGCACGTCGAGGACAGCAACGTGAGCTGGGATCTGAGCACGGTCTACAACGTGAGCGACACCTTCAATATCTACGGCCGCGTCGCGACCGGTTACCGCGCCCCGTCGATCCAGGGTCGGATCCTGTTCTGTGCCGATTTCGAGGGCGGACAGAACCCTGACACCAACTGCGTAACAACCGCCGATACCGAGACCATCCTCTCGGTCGAAGCCGGTATCAAGACGATCCTGGCTCAGAACCGTGTCCGCTTCAACCTCACGGGTTACGTCTACCAGGTCGATGGCCAGCAGGTGACGGCGGTAGGCGGTGTCACCAACACAGCCATGCTCCTCAACGTCGACAAGACCAAGGGCCACGGTCTCGAGACCGACATCCAGTGGACCCCGACTGGCAACTGGCTGATGAGCTTCGGCGCGAGCTGGAACCCGACCGAGTTTGACGACCCGAATCTACGGATCGCGCCGTGCGGCGGTGGCTGCACCGTCACCGATCCAATTGACGATGACGGTTTCGTGATTCTCGACGGCAACTCGTTGCCACACTCGCCCGATGTGATCTTCAACGGCATCATCAACTGGCGTTCCGATCCCGCTTACAAGAGGTTTTTCGCCACTTTCGACTGGACCTACTACTCGGAAAAGAACTTCTTTCTGTATGAGTCGAAGGAGTTCAAGGACGACGGTTTCGAGGTTGGTTTGCGGGCCGGCTATGCCTTCGGTCCTCAAGGTCAGTACGAGGTCGCGCTCTTCGGACGCAACATCACCGACGAAATTATCGTTCGCGGTGGCATCGACTTCGACAATTTGACCGGGTTCACCAACGACCCAAGGATCGTCGGAGTCGAGTTCCTGGCCAGTTTCTGATCAAGGGACGGTGAAAAAAAACGGGGCCGCTCTCCGGGCGGCCCCGTTTGTGTGAGAGAACTTCGAATCAGCCTTTCGGCTTGAGCCAGACTGCCAGGGCGGGTAGCAGGATGATCGCTCCGGCCATGTTGAAGAGGAACATGAAGGTCAGGAGGATACCCATATCGGCCTGGAACTTGATCGGCGCGAAGATCCAGGTGGCGACGCCGGTTGCGAGGGTGATGCCGGTGAAGATCACGCCGGCGCCGGTCAGCTTGAGGGTAGCGGAATACGCGTCCGTAATTGACTTGCCTTCCTGCAGCTGGCTCTTGAAGCGGCTGTAGATATAGATGCCGTAGTCGACGCCGATACCGACACCCAGTGCGACGACCGGCAGGGTGGAAACCTTGAGGCCGATCTCGAGAATCGCCATCAACGCGTAGGCGAGGATTGACACCAGGGCCAGCGGGATCACGATGCACAATGTCCCTTTGATCGAGCGGAAGGTGACGAGGCACAGCAGGATGATGGCAGCGAAGACCCAGATCAGCATTGGGAACTGGGCGGCGGAAACTACCTGGTTGGTGGCGGCCATCACGCCCACGTTTCCAGTCGCGAGCCGGAACTTCAAATCCTCGGTCCCGTGTTCCGCGTTGAACTCCTCCACCGCAGCAACGATGCGGTCGATGGTCTCGGCCTTGTGGTCCTTGGTGTAGATGTAGACCGGCATGACGCTACAGTCACCGTTCAGCAGGCCCGTCGAGGTGTCGATATAGGTCACCGACTGGGCCATCATCGACGGGTTTCGCGGCAGCTCGCGCCATTTGAGACTGCCTTCGTTCCAACCTGCGTTGATGATCTTGGCCACCCCGCCGATGCCGAAGATTCCCTGCACGCCGTCGACGTTGCGTATGCGCCACTCGAAATCGTCGATCACACTCATGACGTCACGCTCGGTGCAGGCCTCCGGGTGGGCCTCGATGATGGTCGTGATGACATCGACGCCGATCGCGAAGTGACTCGTAATGACGTCGGTGTCGATGTTGTACTGTGAGTCGGGTCGCAGCTCGGGCACCCCGGCGTGAAGGTCGCCGATCTTGATCTGGGTCGCCTTCCAGCCGCCAACCACGAAAAGCACCGCCGCCACAGCGATCACGATTGCGGCGACCTGCGGAGTCGTGACCTTGCCGAGGCCAGCCCACAGGTGGTCCATCTTCTCGGCTCGTTTGTGGAGCTTCTCCTGGTAATCAGCGTCGAGCTGAACATAGGAGAGGAGCACCGGAATCAGGATGAGGTCTGTGAGAATGATGACCGCCACGCCGAGGCTCGCCGTGATTGCCATCTCCTGAATCATCCTGATTTCGATCAGCATGATGGTGATGAAGCCGATAGTGTCCGACAGCAGCGCGATGCCACCCGGGATGACGAGCCGACGGAATGTCGAGCGCGCGGCCGCGAGGCTTTCGGAACCCTCGAAGACCTCGGCCCGGTAGGCGCTGACCATCTGAACGCCGTGGCTGACTCCGATCGCGAATATGAGGAACGGCACCAATATCGACATCGGGTCGATGCCGAAGCCGAGGACGGTCAGGAGCCCCAACTGCCAGACGACGGCGACGAATGCACAGCCAACCACGATGACCGTCAGCTTGAAACTCTGCGAGTAGATATAAACGAAGACGGCGGTGATGATGAAGGCGATCAAAAAGAAGAGGACGACGCGTGCAGCGCCGGCGGCGAGATCGCCGATGACCTTGGCGAAGCCGATGATGTGATAGTCGAAGTCGACGCCGATCTCGTGATTGGAGAATTCCTGACGGATCGACTCCAGCTCGTCGGCGACGCCGATGTAGTCGAGCTTCTCTCCGGTATTGGGGTTGAACTCGAGCAGTTCGGCGGCGACGATTGCGGCCGAGAAGTCATTCGCCACCAATCGGCCCATGTAGTTCGATTTGAGGATGTTCTCGCGCACCTTGGCGAGCCCTTCCGGGGTCGGCTCGAAATCGTCCGGGATGACGTTGCCCCCAGAGATGCCGTCCTCCACGACCTCGGTGAATCGAACGTTCGGCGTGTAAAGGGACATGACCCGGGTCCGGTCGACGCCGGGGATGAAGAAGACCTCGTCTGTGATTTCGGCCAGCACCTCGAAGAACTCGGGTGTGAAGATGTCTCCCTCGCGGGCGCTGATGGCAATCACCACTCGATTCGCGCCGCCAAATGCGTCGCGGTATTGGAGGTAGGTCTGCATGAAGGGATGCTTGAGCGGGAGCATCTTGGCGAAGCCGGCATCGATCTTGAGGTGCGACGCCTGATAGGCCATGAAAACTGTCAGCAGAATGAAGAGAACGATTACCAGGCGTCGGTTGCGGAAGATGAGGTTTTCGAGCAAGCTGATCATCACGATCTCCCTTCCGCTCAATTCGACCCGGAGGTCAGTTCGTCGAGGGTCATTGTTTTGACCCCGAACTCACCGACCAGCAAGAGATTTCCGTCTCCGAACTCGACCAGCGCCGAGATCCCGCGGCGATTGGCCTGTTGGTGGAGGGTGAAGGTATGCCCGCCATCGCTCGAGGTTAGGACCGTGCCGCCAAGACCGGTGATCAAGATTGTGCCATCGGCGAGTCGTAGGCCGTCGGTGAGCATGGCGACTGTGCCGGTGTCGATCTCCCCCCACGTCTCGCCAGCGTCATCCGATCGGAAGAGATGTCCGCGGAGGCCGAAGAGTAGTACGCTGTCCCCTTCGAGCGGCAGGACTCCGAAGTACGACCCCTGGTATTCCGTCGGCAGGGAAACCCAGTTTTCTCCGTTGTCATCGGATCTGTAGAAGGAGCCCGCCTCGGCCGCGATATACAGGCGACCATTACCGGCGTGGGCAATCTTGTGCAGGTGCCAGTCGTCGTCGCTGATCCACCTCGAAGACCACGTCACGCCGCCATCGGTCGTCTCGTAGTAGGCGCCGTACGCTCCGATGGCAACACCGTTGCCGGCATCCGAAAACCAGATGTCGAAGAACGGCGCTTCATCCTCGGGCGCCCAGTTGACCAGCTCCCACGACGCCCCGCCATCGGTGGTGCGGAGGATCGCCGAGTCGTGACCCACCGCCCACCCCAGATTGGGATCATGGAAATAGACGCCGGTGAGCATGGTGCGGGTCGGTGATTCCTGCTGCTGCCAGGTGGCGCCGGCATCCGTGGAGACCAGGATGTGCCCCCGCTCACCGACCGCGAAGAGCGAGTCCCCGACGGCGAACGCGTCGAGCGCGAGGGCGCGCGGAGCGAGGGGTGCCATCACCGATGGTTCCGGTGCGATGTCGTCCTGCGCCGCCGCGAAGGTGCCGGCTCCGACCGCGAGGGCTAGCGCGCAGGCCAGGACGGTTGCCCAATTAGGTTTGGGGATGCCCTCTCGGTTCGTGGTCCCATCGACCCGGGCGAAGGCAGTGCC
It encodes the following:
- the alaS gene encoding alanine--tRNA ligase, whose product is MTSKEIRQAFLDYFASKGHEVVASSPLLPAGDTTLLFANAGMNQFKDVFAGREKREYSRATSTQKCVRAGGKHNDLENVGYTARHHTFFEMLGNFSFGDYFKKEAIEFAWELVVDVYGLPVDRLWFTVFTDDDDAARLWEEVGAPPERILRFGEKDNYWAMGETGPCGPCSEIHFDRGLDPLAPGRAELVNGEGDDIIEIWNLVFMQFDRDIEGELHPLPSPCVDTGAGLERFATVLQEVESNYETDLFNPLIGAVAELVERPYDPAHELAPAYRVIADHLRAATFLMTDGVVPSNEGRGYVLRRIIRRALRYGRKLGLDGAFLHTLMPVVVELMGDIFPELVTRREVVATQLRQEEERFARTLNSGTDVAQRELERLKRDGQEIVPGRTIFDLYQTHGIPPELLEEFAQEEGLEIDREGFKAALEEERQRGQASWRGDLMSHFRPEYEWVADKGIRSEFDGYERLRATTEAVALIGDDGLEDTLALGENGEVILAETPFYPEAGGQIGDRGRLQWEGGHAVVLDTLKPMEGLITHRVVVEEGELGVGTKVSAEVAESLRADTQRNHTATHLLHAALHEVLGEAAQQAGSLVEPDRLRFDFSWGEPVGTEELREIERIVNAAIVRNDLVSKQYMAMDDAREKGAMALFGEKYGDTVRVVTVGNGDFSVELCGGCHVDRTGDIGSFAIVSERGVAAGVRRIEAVTGRGAVERMQEREKLAEQLAGRYQTSFEQLPGLLANRDQRLAELEDEVSRLKHKLASGDAGGTEIRQDVDGIAVQARRVPEMSSAELRNLADTLRQKLGSGVVVLGMESGGKATLLAAVTDDLTEKVRAGDVVRELASVIGGRGGGKPNLAQAGGPDIAKLDEALERAPQAVLGIAAADEV
- a CDS encoding TonB-dependent receptor produces the protein MRTKLRKRASGIMIFGLILTAVGGPGYAQQAAEEEQPAVAEEATELPVVVGEITVTSRKVEEDIQDVPISITTLQGEDLDVITTGGLDIRALSGRVPSLIMESSFGRAFPRFYIRGLGNPDFDLNASQPVSMVVDEVVMENPIVKGMPLFDIQQVEVARGPQGTLFGRNTPAGIVKFDTVKPSQDFDAYAKLSYGTYGTTDIQAAVGGSLGGNWSGRFSALYQSRSDWVDNEYEPGPERSLGGYDTTAFRGQLLWEPTDDFSALINLHGWDVDGTARIFRANIIEAGTNNLVDDFRQDVVYHDGKNKQEISSFGGVLKLEYDFGAATLTSVTGYESIDDMYSRGDIDAGYGAVYAPPYGPGFIPFVSESADGIPYLDQWTQEIRIASNGGETWDWLVGAFYFNEELQADTFSYDSLSPGNPQDGYAYQTQDATSYALFGSVNWYLTDVWTLTGGVRYSNDDKDFLAERPDGTFQPPTTAPITEHVEDSNVSWDLSTVYNVSDTFNIYGRVATGYRAPSIQGRILFCADFEGGQNPDTNCVTTADTETILSVEAGIKTILAQNRVRFNLTGYVYQVDGQQVTAVGGVTNTAMLLNVDKTKGHGLETDIQWTPTGNWLMSFGASWNPTEFDDPNLRIAPCGGGCTVTDPIDDDGFVILDGNSLPHSPDVIFNGIINWRSDPAYKRFFATFDWTYYSEKNFFLYESKEFKDDGFEVGLRAGYAFGPQGQYEVALFGRNITDEIIVRGGIDFDNLTGFTNDPRIVGVEFLASF
- a CDS encoding MMPL family transporter, with protein sequence MISLLENLIFRNRRLVIVLFILLTVFMAYQASHLKIDAGFAKMLPLKHPFMQTYLQYRDAFGGANRVVIAISAREGDIFTPEFFEVLAEITDEVFFIPGVDRTRVMSLYTPNVRFTEVVEDGISGGNVIPDDFEPTPEGLAKVRENILKSNYMGRLVANDFSAAIVAAELLEFNPNTGEKLDYIGVADELESIRQEFSNHEIGVDFDYHIIGFAKVIGDLAAGAARVVLFFLIAFIITAVFVYIYSQSFKLTVIVVGCAFVAVVWQLGLLTVLGFGIDPMSILVPFLIFAIGVSHGVQMVSAYRAEVFEGSESLAAARSTFRRLVIPGGIALLSDTIGFITIMLIEIRMIQEMAITASLGVAVIILTDLILIPVLLSYVQLDADYQEKLHKRAEKMDHLWAGLGKVTTPQVAAIVIAVAAVLFVVGGWKATQIKIGDLHAGVPELRPDSQYNIDTDVITSHFAIGVDVITTIIEAHPEACTERDVMSVIDDFEWRIRNVDGVQGIFGIGGVAKIINAGWNEGSLKWRELPRNPSMMAQSVTYIDTSTGLLNGDCSVMPVYIYTKDHKAETIDRIVAAVEEFNAEHGTEDLKFRLATGNVGVMAATNQVVSAAQFPMLIWVFAAIILLCLVTFRSIKGTLCIVIPLALVSILAYALMAILEIGLKVSTLPVVALGVGIGVDYGIYIYSRFKSQLQEGKSITDAYSATLKLTGAGVIFTGITLATGVATWIFAPIKFQADMGILLTFMFLFNMAGAIILLPALAVWLKPKG